From a region of the Cervus canadensis isolate Bull #8, Minnesota chromosome 33, ASM1932006v1, whole genome shotgun sequence genome:
- the TAB2 gene encoding TGF-beta-activated kinase 1 and MAP3K7-binding protein 2 isoform X2: MAQGSHQIDFQVLHDLRQKFPEVPEVVVSRCMLQNNNNLDACCAVLSQESTRYLYGEGDLNFSDDSGISGLRNHMTSLNLDLQSQNVYHHGREGSRMNGSRTLTHSISDGQLQGGQSNNELFQQEPQTAPAQVPQGFNVFGMSSASSASNSAPHLGFHLGSKGTSNLSPQTPRFNPIMVTLAPNIQTGRNTPTSLHIHGVPPPVLNSPQGNSIYIRPYITTPSGTTRQTQQHSGWVSQFNPMNPQQVYQPSQPGPWTTYPASNPLPHTSAQQPNQQGHQTSHVYMPISSPTTPQPPTIHSSGSSQSSAHSQYNIQNISTGPRKNQIEIKLEPPQRNNSSKLRSSGPRTSSSSSSVNSQTLNRNQPTVYIAASPPNTDEVMSRSQPKVYISANAATGDEQVIRNQPTLFISTNSGASAASRNMSGQVSMGPAFIHHHPPKSRAIGNNSATSPRVVVTQPNTKYTFKITVSPNKPPAVSPGVVSPTFELTNLLNHPDHYVETENIQHLTDPALAHVDRISEARKLSMGSDDAAYTQALLVHQKARMERLQRELEIQKKKLDKLKSEVNEMENNLTRRRLKRSNSISQIPSLEEMQQLRSCNRQLQIDIDCLTKEIDLFQARGPHFNPSAIHNFYDNIGFVGPVPPKPKG; this comes from the exons AATAATAATAACCTGGATGCCTGCTGTGCAGTTCTCTCTCAGGAGAGTACAAGGTATCTTTATGGTGAAGGAGACTTGAATTTTTCGGATGATTCTGGAATTTCTGGTCTACGCAATCACATGACTTCTCTCAACTTGGACTTGCAGTCACAGAATGTTTACCACCATGGAAGAGAGGGAAGTAGAATGAATGGGAGCAGGACTCTAACGCACAGCATTAGTGACGGACAACTTCAAGGTGGTCAGTCCAATAATGAACTGTTTCAGCAGGAGCCACAGACAGCACCAGCTCAAGTTCCTCAAGGCTTTAATGTTTTTGGAATGTCCAGTGCATCCAGTGCTTCTAATTCAGCACCACACCTTGGATTTCACTTAGGCAGCAAAGGAACATCTAACCTTTCTCCACAGACTCCAAGATTTAATCCCATTATGGTAACGTTAGCCCCAAATATCCAGACTGGTCGTAATACTCCTACTTCTTTGCACATACATGGTGTACCTCCACCTGTACTTAACAGTCCACAGGGAAATTCTATCTATATTAGGCCCTACATTACAACTCCTAGTGGTACAACTCGACAGACACAACAGCATTCTGGCTGGGTATCTCAGTTTAATCCCATGAACCCTCAACAAGTTTATCAACCTTCACAACCTGGTCCCTGGACTACATATCCTGCATCCAATCCTCTGCCACATACCTCAGCCCAGCAGCCGAATCAGCAAGGCCACCAGACCTCTCATGTCTATATGCCCATCAGTTCACCTACGACTCCACAACCACCCACGATTCATTCGTCTGGTAGCTCACAGTCTTCTGCCCATAGCCAATATAACATTCAGAATATTTCAACAGGACCTCGAAAAAACCAGATTGAAATCAAACTTGAACCCCCACAAAGAAACAATTCTTCGAAATTGCGTTCTTCTGGACCTCGAACCTCCAGCAGTTCCTCTTCAGTCAACAGCCAGACCTTAAACAGAAACCAGCCCACTGTTTACATAGCTGCCAGTCCCCCAAATACTGATGAGGTGATGTCCCGTAGTCAACCTAAGGTCTATATATCAGCGAATGCTGCCACAGGAGATGAGCAGGTCATACGAAATCAGCCCACTCTCTTCATATCCACCAACTCTGGAGCATCCGCTGCCTCCAGGAATATGTCCGGGCAAGTGAGCATGGGTCCTGCCTTTATTCATCACCACCCTCCCAAAAGTCGAGCAATAGGCAATAACTCTGCAACTTCTCCTCGAGTAGTGGTCACTCAACCCAATACaaaatatactttcaaaattACAGTTTCTCCCAATAAACCCCCTGCAGTTTCACCAGGGGTGGTGTCCCCTACCTTTGAACTTACAAACCTTTTAAACCATCCTGATCATTATGTAGAAACAGAGAATATTCAGCACCTCACGGACCCCGCTTTAGCACATGTGGATAGAATAAGTGAAGCACGGAAGTTGAGTATGGGATCTGATGATGCTGCCTACACACAAG CTCTTTTGGTACACCAGAAGGCCAGAATGGAACGGCTTCAAAGAGAACTTGAGATTCAAAAGAAAAAGCTGGATAAACTAAAATCTGAGGTCAATGAGATGGAAAATAATCTAACTCGAAGGCGTCTGAAAAGATCAAATTCCATATCCCAAATACCTTCA CTTGAAGAAATGCAGCAGTTGAGAAGTTGTAATAGACAGCTCCAGATTGACATTGACTGCTTAACCAAAGAAATTGATCTTTTTCAAGCCCGAG